AAAAGTTAAAATTGCGGCCCACACTGTACTTTCTGTTAGAGAAGAGATAAACATTCCCAGGGATAAAATTGAGCCAGCAAAAAGTATTAGACCTAAGTGAGCCAAAAGAGGCACTCCCAGAGACAAAGGGGGTGAAGCCGAGGGAAAAATTATTATTTCGTAAACAAGAATGGGAATTATCATAGTAACAAAGAACAACAAAACCCCAAAAAATTTTCCTAAGGCCACCACCCAATTGAACACAGGAGAGGTAGCTAAAAGTTCAATAGTGCCGCGTTTCCTCTCCTCCGCATATAACCCCATGGACAAAATGGGCAAGACAAACATAGTCAGAGAGGCCAGGAAATTAAAAAATATTTGCATAAATTCATAAACTACATCCACCGGCTCAGTGTTACCCAGTTGTTCCTGAAAAGCTACACTCTGGAGGACACCCCCCTCACCAAAAAGGAGTAGGAAAAAATACATCCCTGAGATTAGCCAGAATACTGCCGCCACCACGAAGGCGAGGGGCGACACCAAGTAACCCTGTAGTTCTTTCTGTATTATCGCCACAACATTAGCTGTGATAATCTTGGCCTGTAGTAAGCTGTAGCGCATATACCCTTCAAAATCTACAAACAAAAAAAAACGCCCCCCTTGCGGAGAGCGTCTTTTCCCTCTATCTTAGCCGTTGATTACGGGAGCAGAAACAGGCTCTGCACTAGCCAAGTCCAAGGGGAAGTTGTGGGCGTTGAGCTCTTCCA
The Geminocystis sp. M7585_C2015_104 genome window above contains:
- a CDS encoding ABC transporter permease subunit; amino-acid sequence: MRYSLLQAKIITANVVAIIQKELQGYLVSPLAFVVAAVFWLISGMYFFLLLFGEGGVLQSVAFQEQLGNTEPVDVVYEFMQIFFNFLASLTMFVLPILSMGLYAEERKRGTIELLATSPVFNWVVALGKFFGVLLFFVTMIIPILVYEIIIFPSASPPLSLGVPLLAHLGLILFAGSILSLGMFISSLTESTVWAAILTFVLVLILSILDALANNIGNDFGELLASFSLMKNYENLVRGVFDTSNLVLFLSYIILGIFLTCQSLELLRYK